The genomic stretch GGGCACCACAATCGGATGACACAAACCACAGTCACCCCCAGTGACACTGACAGACGCCAGACGCCCATGTACACTGGCTCACACGTAGACTTGCAATTACCCACGGTTAGCCTGACACACAACCAGAGTCACACTGACATCCATTCACACACAAACAGCAGCCCACAGGAGTGCCAACGTGCACACGCACGACTGGCATAGAGGCAGCCGCTCACTGCGGCGCACACCCACCTGGACTTACAGACACCCACAGACCCCCTAAAATAGCTCACCAGAGTAGCTCAGACCCCCAAGCCCATCACAGCCCCCCAGTAACAGGTCCATAGGCAGCTGCTGCCTGCATTGTTGCAGATGGAGCCCACAAGTCTCAGTAGAAGTGTCTGAATTTCTCATCAACCTGCCCCACGTCCCTCCACAGCCCCCAACTCCAACCCAGGGGAGCATTCtcgcctcccccagccctggctccacATCTGGTGGTCTTCAGAAGGAAACTCAGGCTCCCGGCTGACTGGCCACCCCCAGGTCTGGGCAGGACAGACAAGCCCCTTGTCTGAGGACACGGAGTCAAAAGCCTGAGCAGCTGGCAGCGGAGAGGAAAGCTGGGCAGACGGCCCGGAGAGGGCGGGGTGGGAACCTGAGAGGCCATGCAGGTATCATGGAAATGAGGGGCCCCCGCCGCCCGCCAGTCTAGACAGCCCGGGCCATCAACAGGACCCCACAGGGGGACCCCTACATACACTGCTACTGCATGTTCCATAATGGGCTCTTTGTCTGCCAGGCCCTGAGCACCTCCTCCCCATGTGCCCCCCCAGGTCCTATGCACACACACAAGGACAGATGCACACTGGGacacacacagggacacacaaGCCACTAGACACCCCCTGGAAGCCCTGCATCTCTGACCTcatgctgccccccacccctccggCCCCGCCACCTTGTTCTTCAACTTGACAGCAGAGCTGCCTCCATCCATTGCCTGCCCATCTGGCTCCACTGGGACCTCTCACCTCTGACCCTGACCCCCAGACCCTGTGCCAGCTGCCCTGCCTTCCCGGAGCTCAGGatgggggtcggggtggggatAGGCTCAGGGTCAGCATGGCTTCTGCCAGGCTGCCGCCACCCCAGTCATTCTCAGCCCCCTGCCCAGACAGACCCTCCCAGCTGGGGTGTAGGGTCCCAGGGATAAGGATGAGGAAGAAGCAGGTCTTGAAGGGCACCCCTGCTTTGCTCCAGGgcccggggttgggggtgggaggagacagCTCCCTGCCTCCTACCCTGCTGGGCTTCAAAGTCAGACTGGAGGCCCAGTCAGCCCCCAAGAAGGCCTCAGGACACTTGGCGGGAGGAACAGTCAGCGTCCTGCTTAAGGGCCCCAGGTGCAGACAGTGAGATGCGACGGACCAGAGGCCGCCTTTCACCAAAGGGCAGCCCCGGACATGTCTGTCCTACAGGTGGACAGACAAAGAGGGGAGATCAGGTGTAAAGGGCCAGACACACACAGGCGACCCCAGACAGCCAGAGACAGCGCACACAGCAGGGCTGGGGACCCAGACAAATACCCGCCTGTGAGGGACACAGTCAGACCCAGACAGGAGGACCCAGACAGACACCGAGGGCGGGAAGCCAACACTTACCATGACGAAGGGAGACAGTCAGACCCCAGGTTGTGCCCAGACAGCCCCTCCCCTATAGGATGAGTCTGGGCACTGCccgcctcccacccctccccttggcCCGAAGCCCCGCCCTCTTGCCCTAGCCCCACCTTCACTGGAACTTCCCTCCTAGGTAGGTCAAGGTCAGAGCCCTCCGGGAAACCTGTGGGGAGGCACAGAAGGAGCAGCGGTGTCATGGGGAGCCCCCCACCCCGCGCAGTGTGGCCAGAGTGCCTCGTGCCTGATGACCCCGCATTCTAGCCTCGCGGTCGTTAAGAACAAAGCTTTTTAGGAACTGCCGAGAGAGTTCTGTTCCAAACTCTCAGGGCCTCATCTTCCTCATCGATAAGATGGGTATTCTAATAATAGGGTGATGTATagaaagcattattattattaccctcCTCTCTCCATATTCTGCTTGTTAGGACCACCATCTTCAAAGCAAGACACCCCCCACATGCTCCCTGAGAAGGTCCTGGATACCCTGTGCCTGAATGGGGCCCTGCAGGCCGGGTGGATGGGCCACGGGAGAGGGCGCCCCACCCGGAGCTCCAGACAGGGTTGGGAACGGGACTGGACCCCGGCCCAGGGTGGGCGAGAGGGCGGGCTCTGGGGAAGGGACTCCATGAGGTGGGGGAATTTCAAGGGGCGTGGGTCTTGCGGGGAGCGGGCTCCGAGGGGGTCCGGTTTGGGGGAAGGTCGTGCCAGGGCGGACCTTAGCAGGGTTGAGCTCCAGGGAACGGCCTTGGGGACTCCGTAGGGACGCGGTCCCTGGGGGTCTAGGCAGGCGGACTTTAGAGATCCTAGACGGCGGGGTTCTGGAGCCTTGGGCGCTCCCAGAGCCAAAACTAGATGGGAAGTCTGCCGGGGCGGGGGCCCTGAGGGCGGGGCCCCGGAGCGGGTCTTAGGGGAGCTGGGGTCTTTTGAGAACCGGCTTAGGGGGCGGGTTTTATGGAGGTTGAGTTTTGGGGGCGGGCTACATGGTAGTCTATCTGGGCGGGCCTTAGAGGGAGGGTCCTAGCGACGTGCAATTTGTGGGTGGGCTTTGAGGGGGCGGGTCTTGGGGGAGGGGCCTGAGTCTGTGGCTTCTGAGGGGCGGGTCTCTGGAGGCTGTCTCTAGGTGGGGATCTCGGGCGTGGGGCTTCAAGGGCTGCGCTGCCTCAGGCCGCCTCCAAGGAGGGTCGTTTTGGGGTTCACTCAAGCTCAGCACCCCTGGGGGCCCTAATCCACCTTAGGGTTACGCGAGGGGGTTCATCCTTTGGGGCTCGATATTGCCCTCAGTGAAATGGGAGGGGACAGGAAATTTGAAGTCCCCTCCCAGACTGTCCTCGGAGGGCCCCAGACCCAGGTGGGGGGAGGTCTCCCCTGAGACTGCGCGTAGGGGCACCCGAGGGGGCGGGCACCCAACTCTGCGCAGCCCCTGGAGGGAGGGACTGGGGGCCCTGTTTGCGGGTGAAGAAATGCGGAGCGGGCAGCATCTTGACGCAATCAGAGCCGAAGCAGGGATGTGACCGCAACCCATTTCGAGGCCCGAGGGTGAGCGAACCCGCACCCCGCATTAACGGGGCAACCCTCGCGTGTTTGTGCGCTTGGGCGCTGACCGCCACAAGGTCCTGAGTTCAGATGCCCGAGGCCCTGCAGGCAGGCGGGCAACCTGGGGTCCTCTGTGGTCCTTTTGCTTCACCCCGGTCCAAAAGTCTGGCAAGCGGCCAGGGCCGGGCCTGCCTGGTAGCGGCCCCACCGCCGGCCCGAATTTGCAAAGTGGAGACTGACAACCCCTGGGGGTTCTTGTGATTCAGAAACAATTGTGCCCGGAACAAGATGTAGCTCACGGAAGGTATTACAttgtattaaaatgttttgtttatctcTCTGTTGCATCGATGCCCCCGGGGCAGGAACCACTTGGCAACCAGACATCTTGGGGCCACTAGGagtccctcccctgcctctcacTAGCGGTGCCCTACGGGCCTCAGTCTCTCCCAAACTGACGAATGGAAGTAATATGCACCTCTGAGGGCCGTTTTGAGGATGCGTTGGGTAAATGCATGAAAAGTTGAGCCCAGCTCCCAGTACTGCTACATTTACACAGCAAAGGCGACATAAGTatctactgttattattatttatatttatctcctGCTTTTTCCGGTTCCGGAGCAGAGAGCTGGCACCTAATAACAATTTGCTGACTTAATGATTCTATAAGTTCCTTATTCCCCCCACCGTCCCCTCACCCTATCCAgttccctcacccccacccagccTCCACTCCCCAAGAAGTTGCCAAGGGTTTGGGGGAACATTCAACCTGTCGGTGAGTTTGGGCAGCTCAGGCAAACCATCGACCGTTGAGTGGACCCCGAGGCCTGGAACTGCCGTCCACCCATCACGACCCCCACCTTCCAGATCTGGGGGGACCAGGGGATCctgaacacatcccctcccttagGCCACAGCGAAGGTCACAATCAACATTCATTGTTGTCGGTGGGTTGTGAGGACGGAGGCCAGACCCACCGAGGGATGAATGTCACTGTGTCTGGGCCGGACACAGCCTAAGGGGAAtgggatggggaaaaaaacccaccctGGACTCCCCCCAAAAATGGCTCAGCCAGTACGTGACCCTGACCCCAGCCTCTCACCCCTTGGTGAGGGCCGGTGTCTGAGATCCTTACAGACACAGGCTGGATTTGGAGAATAAATCCTGGAGGGTTGGGGGCATAAATCACAGGCTCAGGGCTGGGCAGCTGGCAAACCTTTGTGAAACGGATTAGTGAGCCCCGTTTCCGGAAGGCTCAATAGagttttcttgaatgaataaatgaatgaggtggGTAAGCAGCATAGCACCTCTTCTCTGCGTTCAAGTCCCGGGCCCAGCTTTCTCACCCTCCTTGCCTGGTACCCTCAGACCCCTGCTTTACCTTCAGTTGCTCACCTAGCACCTTGACGCCAGTTGATCCTTCCACCTGCCAGTCTGTGCCCCACATGGGTGACTCCTGGGCACAGCTTATCCTCCAGAGACTGAGCTGAGGTCTCATCTGAGGGGGAGATCAAGGCACTGGCGAATGCTAGGGTTCCCCCCATTAGCCCAACTCGTGCCTGTGCTCTGCTCCACCCCCCATAATGTTTTGCCTCACCCCCTTTCCACCCCAGCACCAGGAGGAGCTGGTCCTAAGGCTCTCCAACACCTAAGGCTCCGGTGGTAACTGCTAACTGCGTGGGGAAGCAGGCTTTTGTGCTTGTCTTTGTGAATAACCCCAGGGGCAGGTGATTTCATACCCCAGTTTGTTCATCCATTAAATGCGGGATCCACTGAAAAGGGGTGTGAAAGCTCCCTGAGGGTAACCAGAGCTGGGAGCCTTGGTCCTTATCCCCCCACCCCATAAGCCAGGCCCATTCTCCTTCCGAAGACAGTTGGAACATCAGCAGTTCCCCAACCCTTCCCAAAGAGCGCGGGGGTacccggcccctcccccagcccaggagaaggaagaaagaagttacTAAGTTACTGGTTACATCAATGCTAGTGTGTCGGGTGGGGCCTccaaccctcccacccccatcaccctgtggggcaggagaggcaggcaggctcTAAGGAGGGGTCGCCCTCCCAATGCCCTCTGGGTGGGGTGTGTGGCTCCCTATTACTGGTGCCCCCTGCAGCCTGTGTCTTGTAACCCCCCCTCGCCTCCAGCCCACCCAGAGACCATGCATCCCCTTGGCAGGTGCATTTTTGCGGGAGCGGCAGCAAGCCCCCCTGTGACAATAAGGAACCTCCTACAGCCTGCTCCTCCCTCTTCACACCCCCTTGGAAGTATAAGGAGGGAACTGACAGCCCAGACTGCTCGGCTccggagaggggaagggagggttaAGAAGGAAGGTGTAGAAAGACAAGCTTTGGGGCGGCtgggtttcttctctctctgcctctccgcCTGGCACACGGTGTCCAGCCATGGGGACCTTCAATCTATGGACAGATTACCTGGGTTTGGCACGCCTGGTGGGGGCTCTGCGTGGGGAAGAGGAGCCTGAGACCAGGCTGGACCCCCAGCCAGAACCAGTGCCAGGACTGGAGGGTCAGACACCCAGCCCGGAATCCTCACCAGCTCCTGAACGCCTGTGCTCTTTCTGCAAGCACAACGGTGAGTCCCGGGCCATCTACCAGTCCCACGTGCTCAAGGACGAAGAGGGCCGGGTGCTGTGCCCCATCCTTCGAGACTACGTGTGCCCCCAGTGTGGTGCCACTCGCGAGCATGCCCACACCCGCCGCTTCTGCCCGCTCACCGGCCAGGGCTACACCTCCGTCTATAGCTACACCACCCGCAACTCGGCCGGCAGGAAGCTGGCCCGCTCGGACAAGACGAGGACGCAGGACTCCGGACAAcgccgaggaggaggaggaggaggaggaggaggaggaggaggtgcctGTGCAGGTGGCTGGGGTGGACTCGAGGAGGGTGTCTGCCCTGGGCTGAGCCCCTAGGGGCCTTTGTGAAGTGGGTTAACCCCT from Physeter macrocephalus isolate SW-GA chromosome 2, ASM283717v5, whole genome shotgun sequence encodes the following:
- the NANOS3 gene encoding nanos homolog 3, giving the protein MGTFNLWTDYLGLARLVGALRGEEEPETRLDPQPEPVPGLEGQTPSPESSPAPERLCSFCKHNGESRAIYQSHVLKDEEGRVLCPILRDYVCPQCGATREHAHTRRFCPLTGQGYTSVYSYTTRNSAGRKLARSDKTRTQDSGQRRGGGGGGGGGGGGSKGAGKPSGTTHSSCCPSTSA